A genome region from Anolis carolinensis isolate JA03-04 chromosome 6, rAnoCar3.1.pri, whole genome shotgun sequence includes the following:
- the galnt4 gene encoding polypeptide N-acetylgalactosaminyltransferase 4 yields MKVRLSRKGPYLLLGLLIVGGTFFLVELSISSLQAPSSGGLGDGATKGRWERHFLKGAEEREELARPVYQKPPPDPHGLGEWGKAARLTLSPEEKKLEEELVERYAINIYLSDKISLHRHIDDGRMPECRSKTYDYRRLPTTSVIIAFYNEAWSTLLRTIHSVLESSPSVLLKEIILVDDLSDKVYLKGELEKYISNLQRVRLIRTNKREGLVRARLIGATFATGDVLTFLDCHCECVPGWLEPLLQRVAENKSVIICPVIDTIDWNTFEFYMQPGEPMIGGFDWRLTFQWHSVPDYERQRRKSKVDPIRSPTMAGGLFAVSKKYFEYLGTYDMGMDVWGGENLELSFRVWQCGGILEIHPCSHVGHVFPKRAPYARPNFLQNTARAAEVWMDDYKEHFYNRNPPARKENFGDLSERKLLRKKLQCNNFDWYLKNIFPNLHVPEDRPGWHGAIRSMGISSECLDYNSPEHNPTGAHVSLFGCHGQGGNQFFEYTVNQEIRFNSVTELCAEVPEQKDFVGMRTCPKDGTFIPETIKWQFREDGTIYHPHSAKCLSAYRTPEGRADIQMTACNAGDKNQAWKFEK; encoded by the coding sequence ATGAAGGTCCGACTGTCCAGGAAGGGGCCCTACCTGCTGCTGGGGCTCCTGATTGTCGGGGGCACTTTCTTCCTGGTGGAGCTGTCTATTTCCAGCCTCCAGGCACCTTCCTCGGGGGGCCTGGGGGATGGGGCCACCAAAGGGAGGTGGGAGAGGCATTTTTTGAAGGGGGCCGAGGAGAGGGAAGAGCTGGCCCGGCCGGTGTACCAGAAGCCCCCTCCGGACCCCCATGGCCTGGGGGAGTGGGGCAAGGCAGCCCGCTTGACTCTGAGCCCTGAAGAGAAGAAGCTGGAAGAAGAGCTGGTGGAGCGCTACGCCATCAACATCTACTTGAGCGATAAGATCTCTCTGCACCGCCACATCGATGATGGGCGCATGCCAGAGTGCAGGTCCAAGACCTATGACTACCGGCGGCTGCCCACCACCTCCGTCATCATCGCGTTCTACAACGAAGCCTGGTCCACTTTGCTCCGGACCATCCACAGCGTTCTGGAGTCCTCACCGTCCGTCCTGCTCAAGGAGATAATTCTGGTGGACGACCTGAGCGACAAAGTGTACCTGAAGGGCGAGCTCGAAAAGTACATCAGCAACCTGCAAAGGGTCCGCTTGATCAGAACCAACAAGCGGGAAGGGCTGGTCCGGGCCAGGCTGATCGGTGCCACCTTTGCCACGGGCGACGTCCTCACCTTCCTCGACTGCCATTGTGAGTGTGTCCCTGGGTGGCTGGAGCCGCTTCTGCAGAGGGTGGCTGAGAACAAGAGCGTCATCATTTGCCCCGTCATCGACACCATTGATTGGAACACCTTTGAGTTCTACATGCAGCCGGGAGAGCCCATGATTGGGGGGTTTGACTGGCGGCTGACCTTTCAGTGGCACTCGGTGCCAGACTACGAGCGCCAACGGcggaaatctaaagttgaccccaTAAGATCCCCGACCATGGCTGGAGGCCTGTTTGCTGTCAGTAAAAAGTACTTTGAATATCTTGGCACCTATGACATGGGGATGGATGTGTGGGGCGGAGAGAACCTGGAGCTCTCCTTTAGGGTCTGGCAGTGTGGGGGCATCCTGGAAATCCACCCTTGTTCGCACGTCGGCCATGTGTTTCCTAAACGGGCTCCGTATGCCAGGCCCAACTTCCTTCAGAACACGGCACGGGCAGCCGAAGTATGGATGGATGACTACAAAGAGCATTTCTACAACAGGAATCCTCCAGCACGGAAGGAAAACTTTGGCGATCTCTCTGAGAGAAAACTCCTCAGAAAGAAGTTGCAGTGCAATAACTTTGACTggtatttaaaaaacatattccCCAATTTGCACGTGCCGGAGGATCGTCCCGGCTGGCATGGGGCCATCCGCAGCATGGGCATCTCCTCCGAGTGTCTAGACTACAATTCACCGGAACACAATCCTACGGGGGCCCACGTGAGTCTCTTTGGTTGCCACGGCCAAGGGGGCAACCAATTTTTTGAGTATACGGTGAATCAAGAAATCAGATTTAACTCTGTGACTGAGCTTTGTGCCGAGGTGCCTGAACAAAAGGATTTTGTAGGCATGAGGACATGCCCAAAAGATGGCACTTTCATTCCAGAAACCATTAAATGGCAATTTAGAGAAGATGGAACCATTTATCATCCCCATTCAGCTAAATGCCTTAGTGCTTATCGTACTCCTGAGGGGCGAGCTGATATTCAGATGACGGCATGTAACGCTGGAGATAAAAATCAAGCGTGGAAGTTTGAGAAATAG